One genomic region from Thermogemmatispora onikobensis encodes:
- a CDS encoding RNase H family protein, whose amino-acid sequence MSQETESLEWRSVKEALAGFSAEEVRSALRRRPAVVAYTDGACIKNPGGPAGWSAILVPVERLDLPLTELPAERIEAHGHIPPSVTTTNNRAEIAALLAALSLAPPDRPLKIWSDSQYTIKVATGDYKARMNPDLWQLFRWLANHRTAPLSFSWVRGHAGQALNERADELAGLGAWQDDRAAYEQWLRSQQPEARSGARFEADPRRSGRETADEVRPSASELALMRDQVQELLTLLESGRIALRDNERQFLYNMAQRLRYPDFAPTAGQRNWLKGLSARARRML is encoded by the coding sequence GTGAGTCAGGAGACAGAATCGCTGGAGTGGCGTTCGGTCAAAGAGGCGCTGGCCGGCTTTTCAGCTGAGGAAGTGCGCTCGGCCCTCAGAAGAAGGCCAGCGGTCGTCGCCTATACCGATGGAGCCTGCATCAAGAATCCGGGAGGTCCCGCTGGTTGGAGCGCTATTCTGGTGCCGGTCGAGCGGCTCGATCTGCCGCTGACCGAGCTCCCTGCCGAACGCATCGAGGCCCACGGACATATTCCTCCCTCGGTCACAACGACTAATAACCGGGCTGAAATTGCAGCCTTGCTGGCAGCGCTGAGCCTGGCCCCGCCGGATCGCCCGCTCAAGATCTGGAGCGACAGTCAGTACACGATCAAGGTGGCGACGGGAGACTACAAGGCGCGTATGAACCCCGACCTCTGGCAGCTGTTCCGGTGGCTGGCCAATCACCGTACAGCTCCTTTGTCCTTTAGCTGGGTGCGCGGTCACGCCGGGCAGGCCCTCAATGAGCGCGCCGATGAGCTGGCCGGACTGGGCGCCTGGCAAGATGATCGCGCCGCTTACGAGCAGTGGCTGCGCTCGCAGCAGCCGGAGGCCCGTTCTGGCGCCAGGTTCGAAGCTGATCCGCGCAGAAGTGGGCGGGAAACGGCGGACGAGGTGCGACCCTCGGCCTCTGAGCTGGCCCTCATGCGCGATCAGGTCCAGGAGCTGCTGACGCTGCTGGAGAGCGGGCGCATCGCGCTCAGAGACAACGAGCGCCAGTTTCTGTATAACATGGCCCAGCGCTTGCGCTACCCGGACTTTGCTCCGACGGCGGGCCAGCGGAATTGGCTCAAGGGTCTCTCTGCCCGCGCTCGCCGCATGCTTTGA
- a CDS encoding class F sortase yields the protein MQLLLRACSLLLAVLLLLTSCGTPGAALVQTHVRDGQPLVVGEASLPDHSPRAQSGPPGLPTHLRIPTIGVNATIEAVGVTASGELEVPARQPWDDVGWYRLGPRPGERGSAVIDGHLDRPGGAPAVFWRLRELQPGALVQVLDSQGHWWSFRVRTLAYYPPQQAPLQQIFADTSGHYLNLITCAGDWIASEHQTQLRLVVYTTLVT from the coding sequence TTGCAGTTGCTGCTGAGGGCCTGCTCTCTGTTGTTGGCTGTCTTGCTCTTGCTGACCAGCTGTGGCACGCCCGGAGCGGCCCTTGTTCAAACTCACGTCCGCGATGGTCAACCGCTGGTGGTGGGAGAGGCCAGCCTTCCTGATCACTCGCCGCGCGCACAGAGCGGGCCGCCAGGGCTGCCGACCCATCTGCGCATCCCGACCATCGGCGTGAATGCCACCATCGAGGCGGTCGGGGTAACGGCCAGCGGCGAGCTAGAGGTGCCAGCGCGCCAACCCTGGGATGATGTGGGCTGGTATCGGCTCGGCCCGCGCCCCGGCGAGCGTGGCAGCGCGGTTATCGATGGCCATCTCGATCGTCCCGGGGGAGCGCCAGCTGTCTTTTGGCGCCTGCGCGAGTTGCAGCCGGGCGCCCTTGTTCAGGTGCTCGATAGCCAGGGGCACTGGTGGTCTTTCCGGGTGCGCACGCTGGCCTACTATCCCCCGCAGCAGGCCCCTTTGCAGCAGATTTTCGCCGATACCAGTGGCCACTACCTCAATCTGATCACCTGCGCTGGCGACTGGATCGCCAGCGAGCATCAGACACAGCTTCGCCTTGTCGTCTATACAACACTGGTCACTTGA
- the deoC gene encoding deoxyribose-phosphate aldolase translates to MGGRAVTTIKREPEAQEQSVSAHPEQQPAPAQEEQGQPRDTRNPGVPLDLGWLREVRANRSAVERRAATLPTRRTVKREWQAAWLLRAITCLDLTTLAGDDTPGTVRRLCAKARHPVRSELLEALGVPEERVQVAAVCVYHNLVPVAVAALRGTQIPVAAVSTGFPAGQIALDQKLAEIAASVRAGAREIDVVISRAHVLTGNWQALYDEVRAFRIACGEAHMKTILATHELATLRNVGMASLVCMMAGADFIKTSTGKEAVNATLPVGLVMTRAIREYYERTGYRVGLKPAGGIRSAKTALDWLILMKEELGDEWLSGRLFRIGASGLLSDIERQLSYFVTGHYAAAHYNPLV, encoded by the coding sequence ATGGGGGGAAGAGCAGTGACTACCATTAAAAGAGAGCCAGAGGCGCAAGAGCAAAGCGTAAGTGCGCATCCAGAGCAGCAGCCGGCGCCCGCTCAAGAAGAGCAAGGCCAGCCACGAGATACACGTAATCCTGGTGTGCCGCTTGATCTGGGCTGGCTGCGGGAAGTGCGCGCCAATCGCAGCGCCGTCGAGCGCCGGGCGGCCACTCTGCCGACGCGCCGCACCGTCAAGCGCGAATGGCAGGCTGCCTGGCTGCTTCGAGCCATCACCTGTCTGGACCTCACCACCCTGGCTGGGGACGACACGCCCGGCACGGTGCGCCGGCTGTGTGCCAAAGCGCGCCATCCTGTGCGCAGCGAGCTGCTGGAGGCGCTTGGAGTCCCCGAGGAGCGTGTCCAGGTAGCGGCAGTCTGCGTCTATCACAACCTGGTCCCGGTGGCTGTGGCGGCCCTGCGCGGTACCCAGATTCCTGTGGCCGCCGTTTCCACTGGCTTCCCTGCCGGCCAGATCGCGCTGGACCAAAAGCTGGCAGAAATCGCGGCTTCGGTGCGTGCCGGTGCTCGTGAGATCGACGTGGTCATCTCGCGTGCCCACGTCCTGACCGGCAACTGGCAGGCCCTCTATGACGAAGTGCGAGCCTTCCGCATTGCCTGTGGCGAAGCCCACATGAAGACCATCCTGGCCACGCACGAGCTGGCCACGCTGCGCAACGTTGGCATGGCCAGTCTGGTCTGCATGATGGCTGGGGCTGATTTCATTAAGACCTCTACCGGCAAGGAAGCCGTCAATGCGACTCTGCCGGTGGGCCTGGTCATGACGCGCGCCATCCGCGAGTACTACGAGCGCACGGGCTATCGGGTTGGCCTGAAGCCTGCTGGCGGCATTCGCAGCGCCAAGACGGCCCTCGACTGGCTGATCCTCATGAAAGAAGAGCTAGGCGATGAGTGGCTCAGCGGTCGCCTCTTCCGCATTGGAGCCAGTGGGCTGCTCTCCGACATCGAGCGCCAGCTCTCCTACTTCGTCACCGGCCATTACGCCGCCGCTCACTATAATCCCCTGGTCTAG
- a CDS encoding pentapeptide repeat-containing protein, producing the protein MSDPEHLAILKQGVHAWNHWRQQAQPLIFWRPSPLYGQGPDLSGADLREADLAGINLDHTNLRGANLSEANLKGASLLLADLRNANLQRANLCRARVTADLRNADLRGALLAGADLRGSWLDVSIRLEGVLLQDAEHGSTRLAGLDWSQVKLAAIDWEQVTILGDEELLFAPLQPGDAPIALNKRLEEYERLWQYESAIRSYESLSQALQEQGLPALATRFRERARLLRQHPEYRELRQHHRKERSLRAALDTAIALLRWGSLPGGLALASWGLALVLWQHWPGLVPLLLGMLVFASSLFSELRERKPAVPRSLVLAQVLATTGLVASIALFVLGPLLLVARKAGVAVSLLLSLFGGSLYLVSIFSLRSQQGSSIFARFSVISLLPLCILLLPGLLCIVGPSSSRPAMLFESLILLLLASSKFLIGRAQ; encoded by the coding sequence ATGAGCGATCCAGAGCATTTAGCTATACTCAAGCAGGGTGTGCACGCCTGGAACCATTGGCGTCAGCAGGCGCAGCCCCTGATATTTTGGAGGCCATCCCCTCTCTATGGCCAGGGACCAGACCTTAGCGGCGCCGATCTGCGCGAAGCAGACCTGGCCGGCATTAATCTCGACCATACGAATTTGCGCGGCGCCAATCTGAGCGAGGCCAATCTGAAAGGTGCCAGCCTGCTTCTGGCCGATCTGCGTAACGCTAATCTCCAGCGGGCTAATCTCTGCCGGGCCCGTGTAACTGCCGATCTGCGCAACGCGGATCTACGTGGGGCCCTTCTGGCGGGCGCGGATCTGCGCGGCTCCTGGCTCGATGTGAGTATCAGATTGGAGGGAGTTCTTTTGCAGGACGCTGAGCACGGCAGCACACGGCTTGCTGGCCTTGACTGGTCGCAGGTCAAGCTGGCAGCCATCGATTGGGAGCAGGTCACTATCCTGGGCGATGAAGAGCTGCTCTTTGCTCCATTACAGCCCGGAGACGCGCCGATCGCTCTGAATAAGCGCCTGGAGGAATACGAGCGTCTCTGGCAGTATGAGAGCGCGATCCGCTCCTACGAGTCCCTCAGCCAGGCTTTGCAGGAGCAGGGATTGCCAGCCCTGGCTACACGCTTCCGGGAACGGGCGCGCTTGCTTCGACAGCACCCGGAATATCGAGAACTTCGGCAACACCATCGAAAAGAGCGCAGCCTGAGAGCAGCCCTGGACACGGCCATTGCACTACTGAGGTGGGGAAGCCTTCCAGGCGGCCTGGCCCTGGCTAGCTGGGGCCTGGCTCTGGTTCTCTGGCAGCACTGGCCTGGTCTGGTTCCTTTGCTGCTGGGCATGCTCGTCTTTGCCAGCAGCTTGTTTTCGGAGCTCAGAGAGAGAAAGCCTGCTGTTCCCCGGAGCCTGGTCCTGGCGCAAGTCCTCGCAACGACGGGGCTGGTCGCCAGCATAGCGCTCTTCGTGCTGGGTCCACTCCTGCTCGTTGCTCGGAAGGCGGGAGTCGCCGTGAGCCTCTTGCTCTCCCTCTTCGGAGGAAGCCTCTATCTGGTGAGCATCTTCAGCCTACGCTCTCAGCAAGGCTCCTCCATCTTCGCTCGCTTCTCTGTGATAAGTCTCCTCCCGCTCTGCATCCTCCTGCTTCCTGGCCTGCTATGTATCGTTGGACCATCTTCCTCGCGCCCTGCGATGCTCTTTGAATCGCTGATCTTACTCCTCCTTGCTTCTTCAAAATTCTTGATAGGGAGAGCACAGTGA
- a CDS encoding CocE/NonD family hydrolase — MPLSVPNQARVLFNRRVPLRDGVTLSADVYLPIQGKGPWPAILLRTPYLKAQAQVAQRALAFVRYGYAFVAMDVRGRGDSDGEFVPYRHEGPDGYDAIEWCAAQDWCDGNVGTLGASYAGRIQWLAALEQPPHLKAMVVLVAPSDPFVEIPTGLPSPMHLCWEHYVSGRVNQPMELVNWEQVYWHLPLLTMDERAGRFNPNWREQIAHAALDDYWLPLCYQRRFEELAVPVLHISGWYDDEQIGTPLNYIGMTTRAATPAARTNQRLLMGPWGHQVNASRRLGEIDFGPQALIDLDAEERRWFDRFLKGRRLEPPPAPVRLFIMGANYWRDEQEWPLARTRWTRFYLHSGGAANSGFGDGHLSTRPPEADEPYDSYRYDPARPVPFITEPTSMQIGGPDDYAAIQRRDDVLVYVSEPLREDLEVTGPVRLELYASSSAPDTDFMAMLFDVWPNGFRQRLCDGMVRARFREGMEHPTLIEPGRIYRYEIDCWNTAQLFKAGHRIGLQLSSSAFPKYDRNLNTGATLGLTSEMAVAEQRIYHDHAHPSALVLPVIPPAASPSPSFSSEPLRQTSK, encoded by the coding sequence ATGCCTCTCTCGGTGCCAAATCAGGCGCGCGTGCTCTTCAACCGTCGCGTCCCGCTGCGCGACGGGGTCACGCTCTCCGCCGATGTCTATCTGCCGATCCAGGGCAAGGGGCCGTGGCCGGCGATTCTCCTGCGCACGCCCTATCTAAAAGCCCAGGCGCAAGTAGCTCAGCGGGCCCTGGCCTTTGTGCGCTATGGCTATGCCTTTGTGGCGATGGACGTACGGGGACGCGGCGACTCTGACGGCGAATTCGTCCCTTATCGCCATGAGGGACCTGATGGCTACGATGCCATCGAATGGTGTGCTGCTCAGGACTGGTGCGATGGCAATGTAGGCACGCTGGGCGCCTCCTACGCGGGCCGCATTCAGTGGCTCGCAGCTCTGGAGCAGCCGCCTCATCTCAAGGCGATGGTGGTGCTGGTCGCGCCCTCCGACCCCTTTGTCGAGATACCGACCGGCCTTCCCAGTCCCATGCACCTCTGCTGGGAGCACTACGTCAGCGGGCGCGTCAATCAGCCAATGGAGCTGGTCAACTGGGAACAGGTCTATTGGCATCTCCCCCTGCTGACAATGGATGAGCGCGCCGGGCGCTTCAATCCCAACTGGCGCGAACAGATCGCTCATGCCGCACTTGATGACTACTGGTTGCCCCTTTGCTACCAGCGCCGCTTTGAAGAGCTGGCTGTGCCGGTGCTGCATATCTCCGGTTGGTACGATGACGAGCAGATCGGCACCCCGCTCAATTACATTGGGATGACCACGCGCGCCGCGACACCCGCAGCCCGCACCAATCAGCGCCTGCTCATGGGTCCCTGGGGCCACCAGGTGAACGCGAGCAGGCGGCTTGGAGAGATCGACTTCGGCCCCCAGGCTCTGATCGACCTCGATGCCGAAGAACGACGCTGGTTCGATCGCTTCCTCAAGGGGCGCCGCCTGGAGCCGCCGCCGGCACCGGTGCGCCTTTTCATCATGGGGGCCAATTACTGGCGCGATGAGCAGGAGTGGCCTCTGGCGCGTACGCGCTGGACACGCTTCTACCTGCACAGCGGCGGGGCTGCCAACAGCGGTTTTGGCGATGGGCACCTCTCTACCAGGCCTCCCGAGGCCGATGAGCCGTATGACAGCTACCGCTACGATCCTGCGCGGCCCGTGCCTTTCATCACTGAGCCAACCTCGATGCAGATCGGTGGCCCCGACGATTACGCCGCTATCCAGCGCCGTGATGACGTGCTGGTCTATGTCAGCGAGCCGCTTCGAGAGGACCTGGAGGTCACAGGCCCCGTGCGCCTTGAGCTGTACGCCTCCTCGTCAGCGCCCGATACCGACTTTATGGCCATGCTCTTCGACGTCTGGCCGAACGGCTTTCGTCAGCGCCTCTGCGACGGCATGGTCCGCGCTCGCTTCCGCGAAGGCATGGAGCATCCCACGCTGATCGAGCCAGGTCGCATCTATCGCTATGAGATCGACTGCTGGAACACGGCTCAGCTCTTCAAGGCGGGCCATCGTATTGGCCTCCAGCTCAGCTCTAGCGCCTTCCCCAAGTACGACCGCAATCTGAATACCGGGGCGACGCTGGGCCTGACCAGCGAGATGGCGGTGGCCGAGCAGCGCATCTACCACGATCATGCTCATCCTTCGGCTCTGGTCCTGCCGGTCATTCCCCCGGCTGCTTCGCCCTCACCTTCGTTCTCGTCCGAGCCGTTGCGGCAGACAAGCAAGTGA
- a CDS encoding DUF4397 domain-containing protein: protein MRNSPHRHPKMGSLLGLLAVLCFAALAWAPGLGFAQKAAASPSAFVRIMHASPDIGVADVFLDGQRALSNFQFGTVTDYLAIPPGPHKVQVALIGKGPDAAVITQTLSVEPGFAYTVAAIGVQATGLSLVVFKEDNSLATGKAKLRFYHLSPEGGPATLTANGAPLIKNLQYLQASDYTLLAPGRYTFDVDLAQQHISQQTTLEVAANQITSIFSIGLPLGTPKLELVARQVAGTPGLPDTGSDPGTSANPSAQVGVPVALPLVLTLLLLLIGGSTTLLLRSRR from the coding sequence ATGAGAAACAGCCCCCATCGCCATCCCAAGATGGGCAGCCTTCTAGGGCTGCTTGCCGTGCTCTGTTTTGCTGCGCTCGCCTGGGCCCCGGGTCTCGGCTTCGCCCAGAAGGCAGCGGCCTCCCCCTCGGCCTTTGTGCGTATCATGCATGCCTCACCCGATATCGGTGTGGCCGACGTCTTTCTCGATGGGCAGCGGGCCTTGAGCAACTTCCAGTTCGGCACGGTCACCGACTATCTGGCCATCCCACCAGGGCCACACAAGGTGCAGGTGGCGCTGATCGGCAAGGGACCAGATGCAGCGGTGATTACGCAGACCCTGTCAGTTGAGCCAGGCTTCGCTTATACGGTGGCGGCTATTGGTGTCCAGGCGACTGGCTTATCGCTGGTGGTTTTCAAGGAGGATAATAGTCTGGCCACCGGCAAGGCCAAGTTGCGCTTCTATCACCTCTCGCCCGAGGGCGGGCCGGCCACGCTGACCGCCAATGGTGCTCCGCTGATTAAGAATCTGCAGTATCTGCAGGCCAGTGACTACACTCTCCTGGCCCCAGGGCGCTACACCTTCGATGTGGACCTGGCGCAGCAACACATCTCTCAGCAGACAACGCTGGAGGTGGCTGCCAACCAGATTACCAGTATTTTCAGCATCGGGCTACCGCTGGGGACGCCAAAGCTGGAGCTGGTAGCGCGTCAGGTTGCGGGAACGCCCGGCCTGCCAGACACCGGTAGCGACCCCGGAACCTCTGCCAATCCGTCTGCTCAGGTCGGCGTGCCTGTGGCCTTGCCGCTGGTCCTGACACTGCTCTTGCTTTTGATCGGTGGATCGACAACTCTCTTGCTGCGCAGCCGACGCTAA
- a CDS encoding cupin domain-containing protein, which yields MGVIHRLQSQEQGELRWEGVPVRAYGPENSRAKDATRQILIGNDEGAQNFHLRYFAVQPGGHTSLDQHAHDHGVYVLHGRARLRLGDEEHEVRAGDAIYIPGNEIHQFFALGDEAFGFLCVVPAKR from the coding sequence ATGGGTGTGATTCATCGTCTCCAGTCTCAGGAGCAAGGAGAGCTGCGCTGGGAAGGCGTACCGGTGCGGGCCTATGGACCGGAGAATAGCCGGGCCAAGGATGCAACGCGCCAGATCCTGATCGGCAACGACGAAGGAGCGCAGAACTTCCATCTGCGCTATTTTGCTGTGCAGCCGGGCGGGCATACCTCGCTGGACCAGCATGCCCATGATCACGGCGTCTATGTGCTGCATGGGCGGGCGCGCCTGCGCCTGGGTGACGAAGAGCACGAGGTGCGCGCAGGCGATGCCATCTATATTCCGGGCAACGAGATTCATCAATTCTTTGCCCTGGGCGACGAAGCCTTTGGCTTCCTGTGCGTCGTCCCGGCCAAAAGATGA
- a CDS encoding DUF169 domain-containing protein, with translation MIDRDLVERFTALLELVRPPVGLAFVEEVPPGIEHTTTGVPSACTFWRLAEQGVFYATADDHQQCPIGMITMGFLSPDALDERARALVQTMANVGYFSPEELRGLPVVEKEHTAIIYGRLDRFPVEPDIVLALLNARQTMLVAEAQGAANWLEGGQLAFGRPTCGIIPRTLRTGQPSLSFGCVGARTYVGMEPSQMVLAFPGSHFAQLVARLEGSVTANEALAPFHAQQKASFPA, from the coding sequence GTGATCGATCGGGATTTAGTAGAGCGCTTTACTGCCTTGTTAGAGCTGGTCAGGCCCCCGGTAGGGTTGGCCTTTGTCGAGGAGGTGCCCCCAGGGATTGAGCATACGACTACGGGGGTCCCCTCGGCCTGCACCTTCTGGCGCCTGGCCGAACAGGGCGTCTTCTATGCAACCGCTGACGATCATCAGCAGTGCCCTATCGGGATGATCACAATGGGCTTCCTCTCACCCGACGCCCTCGACGAGCGGGCGCGCGCGCTCGTGCAGACAATGGCCAACGTTGGCTACTTCTCTCCCGAGGAGCTGCGCGGTCTGCCGGTTGTGGAGAAGGAGCACACGGCCATTATCTATGGGCGTCTCGATCGCTTCCCTGTCGAGCCAGATATCGTGCTGGCGCTCTTGAATGCCCGGCAGACCATGCTGGTCGCCGAGGCCCAAGGTGCGGCCAATTGGCTGGAAGGGGGCCAGCTCGCCTTTGGGCGCCCAACCTGTGGGATCATTCCCCGCACGTTGCGCACAGGCCAGCCTTCTCTCAGCTTCGGCTGTGTGGGGGCGCGCACCTATGTGGGCATGGAGCCGTCCCAGATGGTGCTGGCCTTTCCAGGGAGCCACTTCGCCCAGCTGGTTGCGCGCCTGGAGGGAAGCGTCACGGCCAATGAGGCCCTGGCGCCCTTCCACGCTCAGCAGAAGGCGAGCTTCCCCGCCTGA
- a CDS encoding transketolase, with translation MTTTQAQTQVEQWTNLAQQLRVDSIRCTTAAGSGHPTSSLSAADLMAVLLVSYLRYDFDNPHHPNNDHLIFSKGHAAPLLYAMYKAAGAVTDEEFLTLRKRGSRLEGHPTPVLPWVEVATGSLGQGLPIGVGIALAGKYLDKLPYRVWVLLGDSEMAEGSVWEAIEHAAHYKLDNLIGILDCNRLGQRGETMLGWNTAAYAERAEAFGWRALVIDGHNYEEIDRAYAQAMKAEGAPTLIIARTVKGKGVSFLENAEGWHGKALSKEQEEKALTELPHVRSQIFTVQKPENLQPAAAGERKPLELPRYASGQEVPTRRAYGDVLKALGAAYPEVVALDGEVSNSTYAEEFAKAYPERYFEQYIAEQQMIATAIAMSVRQRIPFASTFAAFLTRAYDFIRMGAISRANIRLCGSHAGVSIGEDGPSQMGLEDLAMMRAVFGSTVLYPCDANQTAKLVAQMAEHGGIVYLRTTREKTPVIYSPDEEFPIGGSKVLRSSENDQATIVAAGITVHEALKAYEYLKSEGILVRVIDAYSVKPIDEETLFQAADETKQRIVTVEDHWPEGGLGEAVLEAFTQRAGPLPRVVKLAVQEMPGSAKPMEQLEEAGIDAHHIAQAVKALIHH, from the coding sequence ATGACAACAACTCAGGCTCAGACTCAGGTTGAGCAATGGACCAACCTTGCTCAGCAGTTGCGCGTAGATAGTATTCGCTGTACGACCGCGGCAGGCTCGGGACATCCGACCTCCTCGCTCTCTGCCGCCGATTTGATGGCAGTCCTGCTGGTCAGCTATCTGCGCTACGACTTTGACAATCCACACCATCCGAACAACGACCATCTGATCTTCTCCAAGGGCCATGCGGCGCCGCTGCTCTATGCCATGTACAAGGCGGCGGGTGCCGTTACCGACGAGGAGTTCCTGACCCTGCGCAAGCGCGGTAGCCGGTTAGAGGGGCACCCGACGCCGGTCTTGCCCTGGGTGGAGGTGGCGACCGGCTCCCTTGGCCAGGGTCTGCCGATCGGTGTGGGGATCGCCCTGGCCGGCAAGTATCTGGATAAGCTGCCGTATCGCGTCTGGGTGCTGCTGGGAGATAGCGAGATGGCCGAAGGCTCGGTCTGGGAGGCCATCGAGCATGCCGCTCACTATAAGCTGGATAATCTGATTGGAATTCTCGACTGCAATCGCCTGGGCCAGCGCGGCGAGACGATGCTGGGCTGGAATACAGCAGCCTACGCTGAGCGAGCTGAGGCTTTCGGCTGGCGGGCGCTGGTCATCGATGGGCATAACTACGAGGAGATCGATCGTGCCTATGCCCAGGCCATGAAGGCGGAAGGGGCCCCCACGCTGATCATCGCCCGCACGGTCAAAGGCAAAGGGGTCTCGTTCCTGGAGAATGCCGAGGGCTGGCATGGCAAGGCCCTCAGCAAGGAGCAGGAGGAGAAGGCCCTGACCGAGCTGCCTCATGTGCGCAGCCAGATCTTCACGGTACAGAAGCCCGAGAATCTGCAGCCGGCTGCTGCGGGCGAGCGCAAGCCTCTGGAACTGCCGCGCTACGCTAGTGGTCAGGAAGTGCCTACGCGCAGGGCCTATGGCGATGTACTCAAGGCTTTGGGGGCGGCCTATCCTGAGGTGGTGGCCCTCGATGGCGAAGTCAGCAACTCGACCTACGCTGAGGAGTTCGCCAAAGCCTACCCCGAGCGCTACTTTGAGCAGTACATCGCGGAGCAGCAAATGATCGCGACGGCCATCGCCATGAGCGTCCGCCAGCGCATTCCCTTCGCCTCGACCTTCGCGGCCTTCCTGACGCGCGCCTATGACTTTATCCGTATGGGGGCCATTTCGCGCGCCAATATCCGTCTCTGTGGCTCGCACGCCGGTGTTTCGATCGGTGAGGATGGGCCTTCTCAGATGGGCCTGGAGGACCTGGCCATGATGCGGGCCGTCTTCGGCAGCACGGTGCTCTATCCTTGCGATGCCAACCAGACGGCGAAGCTGGTGGCTCAGATGGCGGAGCACGGTGGCATCGTCTATCTGCGCACAACGCGCGAGAAGACGCCGGTGATCTATAGCCCCGATGAGGAGTTTCCCATCGGTGGGAGTAAGGTGCTGCGCAGCTCGGAGAATGATCAGGCCACGATCGTGGCGGCTGGTATCACGGTCCACGAGGCCCTCAAGGCCTATGAGTACCTGAAGTCCGAGGGCATTCTGGTGCGAGTGATCGATGCCTATTCGGTCAAGCCGATCGATGAGGAGACGCTGTTTCAGGCAGCTGATGAGACGAAGCAGCGCATTGTGACGGTTGAAGATCACTGGCCGGAGGGTGGCCTGGGCGAGGCGGTGCTGGAGGCCTTTACACAGCGCGCTGGGCCGCTGCCGCGCGTGGTCAAGCTGGCTGTCCAGGAGATGCCTGGCTCGGCCAAGCCTATGGAGCAGCTGGAAGAAGCCGGCATCGATGCCCACCATATCGCTCAAGCGGTCAAGGCGCTGATTCATCACTAG
- a CDS encoding zinc-dependent dehydrogenase, with protein MRAVEYHSNQDVRVVELPEPAIGPGELLVRLVACGICASDVMEWYMRPRAPLYPGHEPVGVVEAVGEGVEQFKVGDRVFVHHHVPCMVCHYCQRGAFSQCPTFRATRLDPGGLAEYIRVPAPNVERDVLPLPASLSFEAATLIEPLACCIRGIERAMIQAGDRVLILGAGSNGIMLAQLARLRGAVRVMVVDPIAYRRQRALEAGADLAFDPEGEPLLPRVLAANEGRKPDVVIVTPSKVQAMRQGLDLVGPGGTVLLFAPPPPEEQLPVTPNELFFREITLRTSYSAGPYETRQALDLLATGRVRAESVITHRFPLQEAAQAFRLVAQPGEALKVVILAGEAGGG; from the coding sequence ATGCGTGCCGTTGAGTATCACAGCAACCAGGACGTGCGGGTCGTGGAGCTGCCGGAGCCGGCCATCGGTCCCGGCGAGCTGCTGGTGCGACTGGTGGCCTGTGGCATCTGCGCCAGCGATGTCATGGAGTGGTATATGCGCCCGCGGGCCCCGCTCTATCCTGGTCACGAGCCGGTGGGCGTAGTCGAGGCTGTTGGGGAGGGCGTGGAGCAGTTCAAGGTGGGAGACCGTGTCTTTGTGCACCATCATGTGCCGTGCATGGTCTGCCACTATTGCCAGCGAGGAGCCTTCTCACAATGTCCGACCTTCCGCGCTACCCGTCTTGATCCCGGGGGCCTGGCCGAATATATTCGGGTCCCTGCTCCCAACGTTGAACGCGACGTTCTGCCGCTACCCGCCTCGCTCTCTTTCGAGGCGGCCACGTTGATCGAGCCGCTGGCCTGTTGTATTCGCGGTATTGAGCGCGCCATGATCCAGGCCGGCGATCGTGTCCTCATTCTAGGGGCAGGCAGCAATGGCATCATGCTTGCCCAGCTGGCGCGCCTACGAGGAGCTGTGCGTGTAATGGTTGTGGACCCGATTGCCTACCGACGCCAGCGGGCACTAGAGGCAGGGGCCGACCTGGCCTTTGATCCAGAAGGGGAGCCGCTGCTGCCGCGTGTGCTCGCCGCCAACGAGGGGCGCAAGCCCGATGTGGTCATTGTGACGCCGTCGAAGGTCCAGGCCATGCGTCAGGGGTTGGATCTCGTGGGACCGGGCGGCACGGTGCTGCTCTTTGCGCCGCCGCCGCCGGAGGAGCAGCTTCCCGTTACACCAAACGAGCTATTCTTCCGCGAGATTACGCTGCGTACCAGTTACTCTGCCGGCCCCTATGAGACGCGCCAGGCCCTTGACTTGCTGGCCACGGGACGGGTCCGCGCCGAAAGCGTCATCACTCACCGTTTCCCCCTGCAGGAGGCGGCGCAGGCTTTCCGTTTGGTGGCCCAACCAGGCGAGGCGCTCAAGGTTGTGATTCTGGCTGGCGAGGCTGGCGGCGGCTGA